In one window of Gopherus evgoodei ecotype Sinaloan lineage unplaced genomic scaffold, rGopEvg1_v1.p scaffold_40_arrow_ctg1, whole genome shotgun sequence DNA:
- the ATG4D gene encoding cysteine protease ATG4D isoform X2 — protein sequence MNSVSPASVQYVSQDELRHSDGRKLFNPRAGGQDGSCNGLFPGGAQSRQPNEPDEVDKIKNKLLSAWNNVKYGWTVRTKTNFSKLSPIYLFGHGYCFEVEEDVERFQKDFASRIWLTYRREFQQLEGTMWTTDCGWGCMLRSGQMILAQGLLMHFLGRNWTWPDALFTTSLVEMDAMKPISPVRPGSAGLQQLPALAVDRGRDPWGIWAPLRPLSLQELEKEHSHRTIVSWFADHPRAPFGIHRLVELGRSSGKKAGDWYGPSIAAHIVRKAVEGCSEASGLAVYVAQDCTGASEAGALHWDYRWEAQTLALLCGLPRRLPAVPGPPLLPALRGHHQGELPPGVLPLQLTPQNGLQQNGSQLHHRLLCPRRAGVGHAVLRADQGAELLVGQGEVPHVHGDGGPGAGVRAGRAVLPLLPADRAAAQAQKAQGGHLG from the exons ATGAATTCCGTCTCGCCTGCCTCGGTGCAGTACGTCAGCCAGGACGAGCTGCGCCATTCAGATGGCAGGAAGCTCTTTAACccgagggctgggggccaggatggGAGCTGCAATGGGCTGTTCCCGGGGGGAGCGCAGAGCCGCCAGCCCAACGAACCTGACGAGGTGGACAAGATAAAGAACAAGCTCCTCTCGGCCTGGAACAACGTGAAATACG gaTGGACGGTCAGGACTAAAACCAACTTCAGCAAGCTGTCCCCCATATACCTCTTCGGCCACGGCTATTGCTTTGAGGTGGAGG AGGACGTGGAGCGGTTCCAGAAGGACTTTGCCTCCCGCATCTGGCTCACCTACCGCCGGGAGTTCCAGCAGCTGGAGGGCACCATGTGGACCACGGACTGCGGCTGGGGCTGCATGCTGCGCAGCGGGCAGATGATTCTCGCCCAGGGGCTCCTCATGCATTTCCTCGGCAGGA ACTGGACCTGGCCCGACGCCTTGTTCACCACCAGCCTGGTGGAGATGGACGCCATGAAGCCCATCTCTCCCGTCCGGCCTGGCAGTGCCggcctgcagcagctgcctgccctcGCTGTGGACAGAGGCAGGGACCCCTGGGGCATCTGGGCCCCGCTGCGCCCCCTCAGCctgcaggagctggagaaggagcaCAGCCACCGCACCATTGTCTCGTGGTTCGCAGATCACCCGCGGGCACCCTTCGGCATCCACCGGCTGGTGGAGCTGGGCAGGAGCTCGGGGAAGAAAGCCGGGGACTGGTACGGCCCCTCCATTGCTGCTCACATTGTCAG GAAGGCAGTCGAAGGCTGTTCGGAAGCCAGCGGCCTGGCTGTCTACGTAGCTCAGGACTGCACAG GAGCTTCTGAAGCTGGAGCTCTGCATTGGGATTATCGGTGGGAAGCCCAAACACTCGCTCTACTTTGTGGGCTACCAAG ACGACTTCCTGCTGTACCTGGACCCCCACTACTGCCAGCCCTTCGTGGACACCACCAAGGAGAACTTCCCCCTGGAG TCCTTCCACTGCAGCTCACCCCGCAAAATGGCCTTCAGCAAAATGGATCCCAGCTGCACCATCGGCTTCTATGCCCGCGACGGGCAGGAGTTGGACACGCTGTGCTCAGAGCTGACCAGG gtGCTGAACTCCTCGTCGGCCAAGGAGAAGTACCCCATGTTCACGGTGACGGAGGGCCAGGCGCAGGAGTACGGGCTGGCCGAGCTGTGCTCCCGCTTCTCCCAGCAGACCGTGCAGCTGCCCAGGCGCAGAAAGCCCAAGGTGGCCACCTCGGATGA
- the ATG4D gene encoding cysteine protease ATG4D isoform X1 — protein MNSVSPASVQYVSQDELRHSDGRKLFNPRAGGQDGSCNGLFPGGAQSRQPNEPDEVDKIKNKLLSAWNNVKYGWTVRTKTNFSKLSPIYLFGHGYCFEVEEDVERFQKDFASRIWLTYRREFQQLEGTMWTTDCGWGCMLRSGQMILAQGLLMHFLGRNWTWPDALFTTSLVEMDAMKPISPVRPGSAGLQQLPALAVDRGRDPWGIWAPLRPLSLQELEKEHSHRTIVSWFADHPRAPFGIHRLVELGRSSGKKAGDWYGPSIAAHIVRKAVEGCSEASGLAVYVAQDCTVYKGDVARLVSGSDGRTVPDPGARRKAVIILVPMRLGGETLNPVYVDCVKELLKLELCIGIIGGKPKHSLYFVGYQDDFLLYLDPHYCQPFVDTTKENFPLESFHCSSPRKMAFSKMDPSCTIGFYARDGQELDTLCSELTRVLNSSSAKEKYPMFTVTEGQAQEYGLAELCSRFSQQTVQLPRRRKPKVATSDEFVFL, from the exons ATGAATTCCGTCTCGCCTGCCTCGGTGCAGTACGTCAGCCAGGACGAGCTGCGCCATTCAGATGGCAGGAAGCTCTTTAACccgagggctgggggccaggatggGAGCTGCAATGGGCTGTTCCCGGGGGGAGCGCAGAGCCGCCAGCCCAACGAACCTGACGAGGTGGACAAGATAAAGAACAAGCTCCTCTCGGCCTGGAACAACGTGAAATACG gaTGGACGGTCAGGACTAAAACCAACTTCAGCAAGCTGTCCCCCATATACCTCTTCGGCCACGGCTATTGCTTTGAGGTGGAGG AGGACGTGGAGCGGTTCCAGAAGGACTTTGCCTCCCGCATCTGGCTCACCTACCGCCGGGAGTTCCAGCAGCTGGAGGGCACCATGTGGACCACGGACTGCGGCTGGGGCTGCATGCTGCGCAGCGGGCAGATGATTCTCGCCCAGGGGCTCCTCATGCATTTCCTCGGCAGGA ACTGGACCTGGCCCGACGCCTTGTTCACCACCAGCCTGGTGGAGATGGACGCCATGAAGCCCATCTCTCCCGTCCGGCCTGGCAGTGCCggcctgcagcagctgcctgccctcGCTGTGGACAGAGGCAGGGACCCCTGGGGCATCTGGGCCCCGCTGCGCCCCCTCAGCctgcaggagctggagaaggagcaCAGCCACCGCACCATTGTCTCGTGGTTCGCAGATCACCCGCGGGCACCCTTCGGCATCCACCGGCTGGTGGAGCTGGGCAGGAGCTCGGGGAAGAAAGCCGGGGACTGGTACGGCCCCTCCATTGCTGCTCACATTGTCAG GAAGGCAGTCGAAGGCTGTTCGGAAGCCAGCGGCCTGGCTGTCTACGTAGCTCAGGACTGCACAG TGTACAAGGGGGACGTGGCAAGGCTGGTGTCTGGGAGCGACGGCCGGACAGTGCCAGATCCCGGTGCCAGGCGGAAAGCTGTCATCATCCTGGTGCCCATGCGCCTGGGCGGGGAAACCCTCAATCCTGTCTATGTAGACTGCGTGAAG GAGCTTCTGAAGCTGGAGCTCTGCATTGGGATTATCGGTGGGAAGCCCAAACACTCGCTCTACTTTGTGGGCTACCAAG ACGACTTCCTGCTGTACCTGGACCCCCACTACTGCCAGCCCTTCGTGGACACCACCAAGGAGAACTTCCCCCTGGAG TCCTTCCACTGCAGCTCACCCCGCAAAATGGCCTTCAGCAAAATGGATCCCAGCTGCACCATCGGCTTCTATGCCCGCGACGGGCAGGAGTTGGACACGCTGTGCTCAGAGCTGACCAGG gtGCTGAACTCCTCGTCGGCCAAGGAGAAGTACCCCATGTTCACGGTGACGGAGGGCCAGGCGCAGGAGTACGGGCTGGCCGAGCTGTGCTCCCGCTTCTCCCAGCAGACCGTGCAGCTGCCCAGGCGCAGAAAGCCCAAGGTGGCCACCTCGGATGAGTTTGTTTTCCTGTGA